The genomic DNA ACGGCCGGGTTGAGGTGCGCGCCCGAGATCGGGCCGAAGGTCAGGATCAGCGCCACCAGCACGGCCCCTGTTGCGACCGTGTTGGCGAGGAGGGCGAGTGCCACGTTTCCCCCGGCCAGGCGCTCGCCCATGATCCCCGAGCCGACCACGCCCGCGAGGAGGAGCGCCGTCCCCACGCCCTCGGCGGTCAGCCGCCGCCCGAGGCTCATGCCGACCGCTTCACGGCCGCCTTCTCGGACGGGAGCGCCAACGCCTGCCGCAGCGCCTCCACGCGCTCTGGCACGAGCCGGTAGAACATCCACGTGCCCCGGCGCTCACGGGCCAGAAGCCCCGCCTCGGTGAGCACCTTCAGGTGGTGGCTCACCGTGGGCTGCGCCAGGCCGAGCGGCTGGACGAGGTGACAGAC from Deltaproteobacteria bacterium includes the following:
- a CDS encoding helix-turn-helix transcriptional regulator → MSMKEKASRCCAPLLRTRLGRDDAEALATAFKAIADPGRLRLLSFIAGQPGAEACVCHLVQPLGLAQPTVSHHLKVLTEAGLLARERRGTWMFYRLVPERVEALRQALALPSEKAAVKRSA